The following proteins are encoded in a genomic region of Xanthomonas citri pv. mangiferaeindicae:
- a CDS encoding transketolase has product MTTPTRRELANAIRFLAIDAVDAAKSGHPGMPMGMADIAEVLWNDHLSHNPGNPNWIDRDRFVLSNGHGSMLQYALLHLSGYDLPIEELKNFRQLHSRTAGHPERYETPGVETTTGPLGQGFANAVGFALAERLLAQQFNRDGFAIVDHRTWVFLGDGCLMEGISHEAASLAGTLGLGKLVAFWDDNRISIDGNTAGWFTDDTPARFEAYGWRVIRDVDGHDAEAISRAIGEAVSQDDRPVLVCCRTTIGFGSPNRGGKESSHGAPLGKEESDATRAALGWTHGPFEIPEAIRDAWRANAAGQAREDAWNRRFEAYQAAHPELAAELLRRTRGELPADFAKAADAFVAKLQADGPTIASRKASQMTIEAFAPLLPELVGGSADLAHSNLTLWKGCKTAASHDADANYVYYGVREFGMSAIANGLALHGGFVPFDATFLVFSDYARNAVRMSALIPAHAIHVYTHDSIGLGEDGPTHQPVEHLASLRYIPNNDVWRPCDAVESAVAWKSAVLRSDGPSCLVFSRQNLPHQAREAAQVADIARGGYVLKDAAGTPELILIATGSEVGLAMEAAAQLGDGVRVVSMPSTDVFERQDAAYRESVLPNAVRRRVAIEAGVTGFWRAYVGLDGAVIGIDRFGASAPADKLYPYFGITVEKIVEAAKAL; this is encoded by the coding sequence ATGACCACGCCGACCCGTCGCGAACTCGCCAACGCCATCCGCTTCCTTGCCATCGACGCGGTCGATGCCGCCAAGTCGGGCCACCCCGGCATGCCGATGGGCATGGCCGACATCGCCGAGGTGCTGTGGAACGACCACCTCAGCCACAACCCGGGCAATCCGAACTGGATCGACCGCGACCGCTTCGTGCTGTCCAACGGCCACGGTTCGATGCTGCAGTACGCGCTGCTGCACCTGTCGGGCTACGACCTGCCGATCGAGGAACTGAAGAACTTCCGGCAGCTGCACAGCCGCACCGCCGGCCACCCCGAGCGCTACGAGACGCCGGGCGTGGAGACGACCACCGGGCCGCTGGGGCAGGGGTTTGCCAATGCGGTCGGCTTTGCGCTCGCCGAGCGGCTGCTCGCCCAGCAGTTCAACCGCGATGGCTTCGCCATCGTCGACCACCGCACCTGGGTGTTCCTGGGCGACGGCTGCTTGATGGAAGGCATCTCGCACGAGGCCGCGTCCCTGGCCGGCACCCTCGGCCTGGGCAAGCTGGTCGCGTTCTGGGATGACAACCGCATCTCGATCGACGGCAACACCGCCGGCTGGTTCACCGACGACACCCCGGCACGCTTCGAAGCCTACGGCTGGCGCGTGATCCGCGACGTCGACGGCCACGACGCCGAGGCGATCTCGCGCGCGATCGGCGAGGCCGTCTCGCAGGACGACCGGCCGGTGCTGGTGTGCTGCCGCACGACGATCGGTTTCGGCTCGCCGAACCGCGGCGGCAAGGAATCCTCGCATGGCGCGCCGCTCGGCAAGGAAGAGTCGGATGCCACGCGCGCCGCGCTCGGCTGGACCCACGGCCCGTTCGAGATCCCCGAGGCGATCCGCGACGCCTGGCGCGCGAATGCGGCCGGTCAGGCACGCGAGGACGCCTGGAATCGCCGCTTCGAGGCCTACCAGGCCGCGCATCCCGAACTGGCGGCTGAGCTGCTGCGCCGCACCCGCGGTGAGCTGCCTGCCGATTTCGCCAAGGCCGCGGACGCATTCGTCGCCAAGCTGCAGGCCGATGGCCCGACGATCGCCTCGCGCAAGGCCTCGCAGATGACGATCGAGGCATTCGCGCCGCTGCTGCCCGAACTCGTCGGCGGCTCGGCCGACCTCGCGCACTCGAACCTGACGCTGTGGAAAGGCTGCAAGACTGCGGCCAGCCACGACGCCGATGCGAACTACGTCTACTACGGCGTGCGCGAGTTCGGCATGAGCGCGATCGCCAACGGCCTGGCGCTGCACGGCGGCTTCGTGCCGTTCGACGCGACCTTCCTGGTGTTCAGCGATTACGCCCGCAACGCGGTGCGCATGAGCGCGCTGATCCCGGCGCATGCGATCCACGTCTACACCCACGATTCGATCGGCCTGGGTGAGGACGGCCCGACGCACCAGCCGGTCGAGCACCTGGCGAGCCTGCGCTACATCCCCAACAACGATGTCTGGCGCCCCTGCGATGCGGTCGAGTCGGCGGTGGCCTGGAAGTCGGCGGTGCTGCGCAGCGACGGCCCCAGCTGTCTGGTGTTCTCGCGCCAGAACCTGCCGCATCAGGCGCGCGAGGCGGCGCAGGTCGCCGATATCGCGCGTGGCGGCTACGTGCTCAAGGACGCCGCCGGCACGCCGGAGCTGATCCTGATCGCGACCGGCTCGGAGGTCGGGCTGGCGATGGAGGCAGCCGCGCAGCTCGGCGACGGCGTGCGCGTGGTGTCGATGCCCTCGACCGATGTGTTCGAGCGCCAGGACGCGGCCTACCGTGAATCGGTGCTGCCCAATGCGGTGCGCCGCCGTGTCGCGATCGAGGCCGGCGTCACCGGCTTCTGGCGGGCGTATGTCGGTCTGGACGGCGCGGTCATCGGCATCGACCGCTTCGGCGCCTCGGCCCCGGCCGACAAGCTCTATCCGTACTTCGGCATCACTGTCGAGAAGATCGTCGAGGCGGCCAAGGCGCTCTGA
- a CDS encoding ATP-dependent DNA helicase RecQ, with protein MLPLPDSGAPPARTPAHDALGVLQRVFGHAAFRGEQAAIVEHVAAGHDALVLMPTGGGKSMCYQVPALLRDGVGIVVSPLIALMQDQVDALLQSGVRAAYLNSTLDAETAQRVERELLAGELDLLYVAPERLLTPRFLSLLDRAPLALFAIDEAHCVSQWGHDFRREYRELTILHERWPQVPRIALTATADPPTQREIAERLQLEDARRFVSSFDRPNIRYTVVQKDNAKRQLLDFLQAHRGQAGIVYCLSRRKVEETAEYLAGQGIDAVPYHAGMDASLRAANQRRFLRSEGVVVVATIAFGMGIDKPDVRFVAHTDLPKSIEGYYQETGRAGRDGEPAEAWMCYGLGDLVLLRQMIEQSDAGDERKRLEHRKLDALVGYCETMRCRRQVLLANFGEDYAGTGEGRACGNCDNCLDPPAAWDATVAAQKALSCVYRSGQRFGAAHIVDILRGSDNERIRQFGHAQLSTYGVGSDLDARAWKAVLRQLVAHGLLEVDAEGYGGLRLTEASRAVLKGEERVMLRKPTAARERGRTARAVATAGIELAPVDRPLYEALRALRATLAREQNVPAYVIFHDATLREIARQRPLTLGQLGGIGGVGAGKLERYGDAVLETVHEAG; from the coding sequence ATGCTTCCGCTCCCCGACTCCGGCGCGCCTCCCGCGCGCACGCCGGCCCACGACGCGCTCGGCGTACTCCAGCGCGTGTTCGGCCATGCCGCATTCCGCGGTGAGCAGGCGGCGATCGTCGAACACGTCGCCGCCGGTCATGATGCCCTGGTGCTGATGCCCACCGGCGGCGGCAAGTCGATGTGCTACCAGGTCCCCGCCCTGCTGCGCGACGGCGTGGGCATCGTCGTCTCGCCGCTGATCGCGCTGATGCAGGACCAGGTCGATGCGCTGCTGCAGTCGGGCGTGCGTGCGGCCTACCTCAACTCCACCCTCGACGCCGAGACCGCGCAGCGGGTCGAACGCGAACTGCTGGCCGGTGAGCTCGACCTGCTCTACGTCGCCCCCGAGCGCCTGTTGACCCCGCGCTTCCTGTCGCTGCTCGACCGCGCCCCGCTGGCGCTGTTTGCGATCGACGAGGCGCATTGCGTCTCGCAGTGGGGCCACGATTTCCGCCGCGAGTACCGCGAGCTGACGATCCTGCATGAGCGCTGGCCGCAGGTGCCGCGGATCGCGCTGACCGCGACGGCCGATCCGCCGACCCAGCGCGAGATCGCCGAGCGCCTGCAGCTCGAAGACGCGCGCCGGTTCGTCAGTTCGTTCGACCGCCCGAATATCCGCTACACCGTTGTCCAGAAGGACAATGCCAAGCGCCAGCTGCTCGACTTCCTGCAGGCCCATCGTGGCCAGGCCGGCATCGTCTACTGTCTGTCGCGGCGCAAAGTCGAGGAGACCGCCGAGTACCTGGCCGGTCAGGGCATCGACGCGGTGCCCTACCACGCCGGCATGGACGCGTCGCTGCGCGCAGCCAACCAGCGCCGCTTCCTGCGCAGCGAGGGCGTGGTGGTCGTGGCGACGATCGCCTTCGGCATGGGCATCGACAAACCCGACGTGCGTTTCGTCGCGCATACCGACCTGCCCAAGTCGATCGAGGGCTACTACCAGGAGACCGGCCGCGCCGGGCGCGACGGCGAGCCGGCCGAAGCCTGGATGTGCTACGGCCTGGGCGACCTGGTGCTGCTGCGGCAGATGATCGAGCAGTCCGACGCGGGCGACGAGCGCAAGCGCCTGGAACACCGCAAGCTCGATGCACTGGTCGGCTATTGCGAAACCATGCGCTGCCGGCGCCAGGTGCTGCTGGCGAACTTCGGCGAGGACTACGCCGGCACCGGCGAAGGCCGGGCCTGCGGCAACTGCGACAACTGCCTCGATCCGCCGGCAGCCTGGGACGCAACGGTCGCCGCGCAGAAGGCGCTGAGCTGCGTGTACCGCAGCGGCCAGCGCTTCGGCGCCGCGCACATCGTCGACATCCTGCGCGGCAGCGACAACGAGCGCATCCGCCAGTTCGGCCACGCGCAACTCAGTACCTACGGCGTGGGCAGCGACCTCGACGCCCGCGCCTGGAAGGCGGTGCTGCGCCAACTCGTCGCCCACGGCCTGCTCGAGGTCGATGCCGAGGGTTACGGCGGCCTGCGCCTGACCGAGGCCAGCCGCGCGGTGCTCAAGGGCGAGGAGCGGGTCATGCTGCGCAAGCCCACGGCCGCCCGCGAGCGCGGGCGCACCGCGCGCGCAGTGGCGACAGCCGGCATCGAACTGGCCCCCGTCGACCGCCCGCTGTACGAAGCCCTCCGCGCGCTACGCGCCACGCTCGCCCGCGAGCAGAACGTGCCGGCGTACGTGATCTTCCACGACGCCACCTTGCGCGAAATCGCGCGCCAGCGGCCGCTGACGCTGGGCCAGCTTGGCGGCATCGGCGGGGTCGGCGCGGGCAAGCTCGAGCGCTACGGCGACGCCGTGCTCGAAACCGTGCACGAAGCCGGCTGA